From the Lathyrus oleraceus cultivar Zhongwan6 chromosome 4, CAAS_Psat_ZW6_1.0, whole genome shotgun sequence genome, one window contains:
- the LOC127074103 gene encoding uncharacterized protein LOC127074103 — translation MGEFTIQISNDLVNKLVDDPVIKKKTRRVKRKVVKETEKPQYNVAEKTEIAPAPAWPVQAPLFVPATLPAHPSQSELESIRSVLHESEKVLERLQKQEEQMLQEVTEKAKDLHEKEYKLPNPKPERCMAERLASLTCYKEHIKDPLKCAGFVNNFADCLRRLGPLGGK, via the coding sequence ATGGGTGAATTCACAATTCAGATTAGCAATGACCTTGTTAATAAGCTTGTTGATGATCCAGTGATAAAGAAGAAAACTAGAAGGGTCAAACGTAAGGTGGTAAAAGAAACTGAAAAGCCCCAATATAATGTAGCTGAAAAAACTGAGATTGCACCTGCTCCAGCATGGCCAGTGCAGGCCCCTTTGTTTGTACCTGCAACATTGCCAGCACACCCTTCCCAATCAGAGTTAGAAAGCATTCGGTCTGTGCTTCATGAAAGTGAGAAGGTTTTGGAAAGATTACAGAAGCAGGAGGAGCAAATGTTGCAGGAAGTAACCGAAAAGGCTAAAGATCTCCATGAGAAAGAGTATAAGCTTCCAAACCCAAAGCCTGAACGTTGCATGGCTGAGAGGCTTGCTTCGTTAACATGTTACAAGGAACATATCAAAGACCCCTTGAAGTGTGCTGGTTTTGTTAACAATTTTGCTGATTGCTTACGTAGGCTTGGCCCTTTAGGTGGCAAATAA